The Halosimplex litoreum genome has a window encoding:
- a CDS encoding LolA family protein: MVPTDLRPSALGLLLAAAVVLSGCSAATGPLGDGQQAAVADRVEQRMNDIDGFSATRTNTVTVDGETQTSRAEVWIRPDTGQSRSEALSPERQAGDVTVVGDDVTWYYDASENLATRTNVTIPDSTGAGIGGQLSRLVEDRSVVYDGEVQLEGQSVWKVRLLPGNESDDRITSNVTMWVDTEKRFPVQVRYATSGELNVTATVHYDDLTINPGIDDARFTYEPPANATVERNSVDLRTFETRSELVASANATVPDPEVPDGFDFESGSTIDGAVSMQYSNGSASVSVTHAPDAAGPPSDRGESVSVGDHDGRYVSIGETGSVQWTCDDGRLSVTGDVDRGTLLTVAESIGCP, encoded by the coding sequence ATGGTCCCTACTGACCTCCGACCCTCCGCGCTCGGCCTCCTCCTGGCCGCGGCAGTCGTCTTGAGCGGGTGTTCCGCTGCGACCGGTCCGCTCGGCGACGGCCAGCAAGCGGCCGTCGCAGACAGAGTCGAACAGCGAATGAACGACATCGACGGGTTCAGCGCCACTCGAACGAATACCGTCACCGTCGACGGCGAGACCCAGACGAGCCGCGCCGAGGTGTGGATCCGGCCCGACACCGGACAGAGTCGTTCTGAGGCGCTCTCGCCGGAGCGTCAGGCCGGTGACGTGACCGTCGTCGGCGACGACGTCACCTGGTACTACGACGCCAGCGAGAACCTGGCGACTCGAACGAACGTCACGATCCCCGACTCGACCGGCGCCGGAATTGGCGGGCAGCTGAGCCGGCTCGTCGAAGACCGGTCGGTCGTCTACGACGGCGAGGTCCAACTCGAGGGCCAGTCCGTCTGGAAAGTCCGGCTCCTCCCCGGCAACGAGAGCGACGACCGAATCACGAGCAACGTCACGATGTGGGTCGACACGGAGAAGCGATTCCCGGTGCAGGTCCGCTACGCGACGTCCGGCGAGCTGAACGTCACCGCCACGGTCCACTACGACGACCTGACGATCAACCCCGGAATCGACGACGCGCGGTTCACCTACGAGCCGCCCGCGAACGCCACCGTCGAGCGTAACTCTGTCGACCTCCGAACGTTCGAGACGCGCTCCGAACTGGTCGCGTCGGCGAACGCGACCGTGCCGGACCCAGAGGTGCCCGACGGGTTCGACTTCGAGAGCGGGTCGACCATCGACGGCGCCGTCTCGATGCAGTACTCGAACGGCTCCGCGTCGGTGTCGGTCACGCACGCGCCCGACGCGGCGGGGCCGCCCTCCGACCGCGGCGAGTCCGTTTCCGTCGGCGACCACGACGGCCGATACGTCTCCATCGGCGAGACCGGCAGCGTTCAGTGGACCTGCGACGACGGTCGTCTGAGCGTCACCGGCGACGTCGACCGCGGGACGCTGCTGACGGTCGCCGAGTCGATCGGTTGCCCCTGA